A genomic stretch from Chitinophagaceae bacterium includes:
- a CDS encoding alpha/beta hydrolase, protein MNKKFYKFLMTGISVLLLQLVHAQNKPIPIDSSYSVANVYKQIHKDFPYAVPAKDSVPAGVIAVRNLVYTTLPETPFGKRDLHLDVFRPESKGSHPALIMIHGGGWRSGTRSMQVPMAEMLAAKGIVSIPVEYQLSMEAKYPAAIHNIKSAIRWVKLHAAEYGIDTNRIAVSGCSAGGQLASLVGMTNGVALFEGTMGNTGASSNVKAIVDIDGVLDFMVPSSLNLDRKPNSPDIEWLGGSFEEKPLIWKQASAIFWASKSTAIPVLFLNSGYSRFHGGQDELIGMMNEWGLYTQVQKFDVLVHPFWLFHPWVDETVELTAGFLKKY, encoded by the coding sequence ATGAACAAGAAGTTTTACAAATTTTTAATGACAGGCATTTCAGTTCTGTTGTTGCAGTTAGTGCATGCCCAGAACAAACCCATTCCAATCGACAGCAGTTACAGCGTGGCCAATGTGTACAAACAAATCCACAAAGATTTTCCTTATGCAGTTCCTGCCAAAGACAGTGTACCGGCAGGTGTAATTGCCGTACGCAATCTTGTTTACACCACACTGCCGGAAACGCCTTTCGGCAAAAGGGATCTGCACCTCGATGTGTTCCGTCCGGAAAGCAAAGGCAGTCATCCTGCTCTCATCATGATTCATGGTGGAGGATGGCGTTCGGGCACACGCAGTATGCAGGTGCCAATGGCTGAAATGTTGGCAGCAAAAGGAATTGTTTCTATTCCTGTTGAATACCAGTTATCAATGGAAGCAAAATATCCTGCAGCTATTCATAATATTAAATCTGCCATTCGCTGGGTTAAACTTCATGCAGCTGAATATGGAATTGATACCAATCGTATTGCTGTATCGGGATGTTCAGCTGGTGGTCAACTTGCATCATTAGTGGGTATGACAAATGGTGTTGCATTGTTTGAAGGTACCATGGGGAATACAGGAGCAAGCAGTAATGTAAAAGCCATTGTTGATATTGATGGTGTTCTTGATTTTATGGTACCATCTTCACTCAACCTTGACAGAAAACCAAACTCGCCCGATATTGAATGGCTTGGCGGTTCGTTTGAAGAAAAACCGTTGATCTGGAAACAGGCATCTGCAATTTTCTGGGCCTCAAAAAGCACAGCCATTCCTGTATTGTTTCTTAACAGTGGTTATTCCCGTTTTCATGGAGGTCAGGATGAACTGATTGGCATGATGAATGAATGGGGGCTCTATACACAGGTACAGAAGTTTGATGTGTTGGTGCATCCCTTCTGGCTTTTTCATCCGTGGGTGGATGAAACTGTTGAACTTACTGCAGGCTTTCTTAAAAAGTATTGA